A section of the Bacillus sp. HSf4 genome encodes:
- the yqeH gene encoding ribosome biogenesis GTPase YqeH: MEKVVCIGCGVAIQTENKNELGYAPESSLLKEDVICQRCFRLKNYNEIQDVSLTDDDFLNILHGIGETDSLIVKIVDIFDFNGSWINGLSRIVGGNPILLIGNKADILPKSVKRDRLVHWMKREAKELGLKPVDVLLVSAGRGQGMKEAIDAIEHYRNGKDVYVVGCTNVGKSTFINRIIKEVSGEEDIITTSQYPGTTLDAIEIPLDDGSSMYDTPGIINHHQMAHYVAKRDLKILSPKKELKPRTFQLNDGQTLFFGGLSRLDFESGDRSPFVCYMPNELNIHRTKLENADQLYEKHAGDMLAPPAKEDLETFPEFVRHTFTIKDQKTDVVFSGLGWVTIQGAKQRIVAHAPKGVSVFLRRSLI, translated from the coding sequence ATGGAAAAGGTAGTATGTATCGGATGCGGAGTTGCCATCCAAACCGAAAATAAAAATGAACTGGGCTATGCGCCTGAATCATCTCTCCTGAAGGAAGACGTGATTTGTCAGCGCTGCTTCAGACTGAAAAATTACAACGAAATCCAGGACGTCTCTCTGACGGATGATGATTTTCTAAACATCTTGCACGGCATTGGGGAAACGGATTCGCTTATCGTGAAAATCGTCGACATTTTTGATTTCAACGGAAGCTGGATTAACGGATTAAGCCGTATTGTCGGAGGCAATCCGATCCTATTAATAGGAAACAAAGCGGATATTCTGCCGAAATCGGTCAAGCGGGACCGACTAGTTCATTGGATGAAACGCGAAGCGAAAGAGCTCGGGTTAAAGCCCGTCGATGTTCTGCTTGTCAGCGCAGGGCGCGGCCAGGGTATGAAAGAAGCGATCGATGCGATTGAGCATTACAGAAACGGCAAAGATGTGTATGTCGTCGGATGCACGAACGTCGGAAAGTCCACTTTTATCAACCGGATTATCAAAGAGGTGTCGGGAGAAGAAGACATCATCACAACATCCCAGTATCCCGGCACAACGCTTGACGCGATTGAAATCCCGCTTGATGACGGCTCATCAATGTACGACACTCCGGGAATCATCAATCACCATCAGATGGCCCATTACGTCGCAAAACGCGATTTGAAAATATTGTCGCCGAAAAAAGAACTGAAGCCCCGCACTTTTCAGCTGAATGACGGGCAGACGCTCTTCTTCGGCGGACTGTCAAGGCTTGACTTTGAATCCGGAGACAGGTCGCCGTTTGTATGCTATATGCCAAATGAACTCAATATTCACAGAACAAAGCTTGAAAACGCGGATCAGCTTTATGAAAAGCATGCGGGGGACATGCTGGCCCCACCTGCGAAAGAGGATCTTGAAACGTTTCCCGAGTTTGTCAGACACACATTCACGATAAAGGATCAGAAAACCGATGTCGTCTTTTCAGGGCTTGGCTGGGTGACGATTCAGGGCGCTAAGCAAAGAATTGTCGCACACGCTCCTAAAGGCGTTTCCGTCTTTTTGCGCAGATCATTAATCTGA
- a CDS encoding nicotinate-nucleotide adenylyltransferase, protein MRKIGVFGGTFDPPHNGHLLMANEVLYKMGLDEIWFMPNQIPPHKQENSFSQSRHRVEMLKLAIKGKRNFKLETIELEREGPSYTYDTVCLLKKRYPNDEFYFIIGADMIEYLPKWSNIDKLIEMIQFVGVKRPGFQIETPYPLVFVDVPVFEVSSSLLRDRIKNRQPTDYLIPDDVKVYVKEHHLYET, encoded by the coding sequence ATGAGGAAAATCGGGGTTTTTGGAGGGACGTTTGATCCTCCGCACAACGGGCACTTGCTGATGGCAAATGAAGTGCTGTATAAAATGGGTCTTGATGAAATATGGTTTATGCCCAATCAAATTCCGCCGCATAAACAGGAAAATTCGTTTTCGCAAAGCCGTCACCGTGTTGAAATGCTGAAGCTCGCCATCAAGGGAAAAAGGAATTTTAAACTGGAGACGATCGAGCTTGAAAGGGAAGGCCCTTCCTATACATATGATACGGTCTGTCTGTTGAAGAAGCGGTATCCGAATGACGAATTTTATTTTATCATCGGGGCGGATATGATTGAATATTTACCGAAATGGTCTAACATTGACAAGCTGATCGAAATGATCCAATTCGTCGGGGTCAAGCGGCCGGGCTTTCAAATTGAAACGCCCTATCCGCTTGTTTTCGTAGACGTGCCGGTATTTGAAGTATCATCGTCTTTACTCAGGGACCGCATCAAAAATCGTCAGCCGACCGATTATTTAATTCCTGACGATGTAAAGGTCTATGTAAAGGAGCATCATTTATATGAAACGTGA
- a CDS encoding DNA internalization-related competence protein ComEC/Rec2: MDKHRLLPCGAISAAVGIAFAHSSSFLFFAVFISVPAAVSMVRKQYLLFLFCAVCCGFYSIYFLVIDHLNGSIYQEGAIQTSASVGNVPTIDGDRLSFKAETPDGESLKARYTIQSREEKRKLADLGPGSICFMKGELKKPKNATVPGTFNEKEYLRTQGIHWNFAIQSIKNCKQKDALSSILLNIRKSGLDFIEDNMSETAAGVVCALIFGDRFLIEQEVLDGYQSLGIIHLLAISGLHVGILAAALFYCLLRLGITREGAKWILIFALPAAAVITGGAPSVLRAVFMSDIYLLSSLSKKRLKSADVLSIAFLGLLLYNPYLLFQAGFQLSFAVSFVFILSKGILLRPKNKTAQLLLASFLAQLGSLPILLFHFQEFSFLSVLANLFFVPFYLFAVIPLSFASLLGLMLIRPAGEIAAGILDILLGWSHEAVKIISSADMFTFAASKPDGLQLLFYLGSIGMLLIAMENAVSLRKLFIPSCLFISVFLWHVMLPHFTQDGEVTMLDIGQGDSIYISGPRQKGNVLIDTGGMVSFKKEPWRERKKAFSLAENAIIPFLATKGVQQLDALILTHADQDHVGEAEVLIKKHKVKELVVPIGYAADPADEKLLRTAIEHGVAVKAAKRGDKLNIGGLQFYVLSPEKVDGDSKNNSSLVLWMKLGGLTWLLTGDLEQDGEREIMKAYPELKADVLKVGHHGSKGSTGENFIKQIKPKTALISAGEHNRYGHPHKEVLDILKRHRVKVYRTDRDGAVQYLFDRGKGTFLLHPPYDKVHSTQ; the protein is encoded by the coding sequence ATGGACAAACACCGACTCCTCCCCTGCGGGGCAATTTCAGCGGCGGTTGGAATTGCCTTCGCCCACTCTTCATCATTCCTCTTCTTCGCCGTGTTCATATCGGTGCCGGCCGCCGTCAGCATGGTCAGAAAACAGTACCTCCTTTTTCTATTTTGCGCAGTGTGCTGCGGTTTTTACTCGATTTATTTTTTGGTGATTGACCATTTAAACGGCTCCATCTATCAAGAGGGTGCCATTCAAACGTCCGCATCAGTCGGAAATGTTCCAACAATCGACGGCGACCGCCTTTCTTTCAAAGCCGAAACCCCGGACGGAGAGTCCTTGAAAGCCCGCTATACCATTCAGTCACGGGAAGAAAAAAGAAAGCTGGCCGACCTTGGCCCCGGCAGTATATGTTTCATGAAAGGCGAATTGAAAAAGCCTAAAAACGCGACGGTCCCTGGAACATTTAATGAAAAAGAATATTTGCGCACACAAGGCATCCACTGGAACTTTGCCATTCAATCTATCAAAAACTGCAAGCAGAAAGACGCGCTTTCTTCCATTTTGTTAAACATCAGAAAATCAGGCCTCGATTTTATTGAAGATAACATGTCGGAAACCGCGGCCGGGGTTGTATGTGCGCTGATATTCGGCGATCGGTTTCTCATTGAACAGGAAGTCCTTGACGGATATCAAAGCCTTGGAATCATCCACCTGCTAGCGATTTCGGGTCTCCATGTCGGCATTTTGGCCGCCGCGCTGTTTTATTGCCTGCTGCGTCTTGGCATTACGAGGGAAGGTGCAAAATGGATTTTGATTTTTGCACTTCCCGCTGCCGCCGTGATCACCGGCGGAGCTCCGTCCGTGTTGAGGGCCGTGTTTATGTCGGACATCTATCTGCTTTCTTCATTGTCTAAAAAACGGCTGAAAAGCGCCGATGTTCTCAGCATAGCCTTCCTCGGCCTGCTGTTGTACAACCCGTATCTGCTCTTTCAGGCAGGTTTTCAGCTTTCCTTTGCAGTATCCTTCGTTTTTATTCTTTCAAAAGGCATATTGCTCAGACCGAAAAACAAAACGGCGCAGCTGCTGCTTGCATCTTTTCTTGCTCAGCTCGGCTCGCTTCCGATCCTCCTTTTTCACTTTCAGGAGTTTTCCTTTCTCAGTGTTCTGGCGAATCTATTTTTCGTACCATTTTATTTATTTGCCGTGATCCCGCTGTCGTTCGCCAGTTTGCTGGGGCTGATGTTGATTCGCCCCGCGGGGGAAATAGCGGCGGGAATCCTTGACATTTTACTTGGATGGAGCCACGAGGCTGTCAAAATCATATCTTCGGCAGATATGTTCACATTCGCTGCCAGCAAACCGGATGGGCTGCAGCTGCTTTTTTATCTCGGGTCCATCGGTATGCTCCTTATTGCTATGGAAAATGCGGTCTCCCTCCGAAAACTTTTCATCCCTTCCTGTCTTTTCATTTCCGTTTTTCTCTGGCATGTGATGCTGCCGCATTTCACACAAGATGGAGAGGTTACCATGCTTGATATCGGACAGGGTGACAGCATCTATATCAGTGGGCCCCGACAGAAAGGGAATGTTTTGATTGATACCGGGGGAATGGTTTCGTTCAAAAAGGAGCCGTGGAGAGAAAGAAAAAAAGCTTTTTCCCTGGCGGAAAACGCGATTATCCCGTTTCTCGCTACCAAAGGGGTTCAACAGCTTGATGCTTTGATTTTAACGCATGCCGACCAAGACCATGTCGGTGAAGCGGAAGTACTCATCAAAAAACATAAGGTGAAAGAGCTGGTTGTTCCGATAGGCTATGCGGCCGATCCGGCGGATGAAAAGCTGCTTCGCACTGCTATCGAACATGGGGTTGCTGTAAAAGCTGCCAAAAGAGGCGATAAGCTGAACATAGGCGGTTTGCAGTTTTATGTGCTTTCACCGGAAAAGGTGGATGGCGATAGCAAAAATAACAGCTCACTCGTTTTGTGGATGAAGCTGGGTGGTTTAACATGGCTTTTAACAGGCGATTTGGAACAGGATGGCGAAAGGGAGATCATGAAAGCCTATCCGGAACTGAAAGCCGATGTGTTGAAAGTCGGGCACCACGGGAGTAAAGGGTCGACAGGAGAGAATTTCATCAAACAAATCAAACCGAAGACAGCCTTGATTTCAGCCGGGGAACATAATCGGTACGGCCATCCGCACAAGGAGGTGTTAGACATCTTAAAACGCCATCGCGTCAAGGTATACCGGACAGATCGCGACGGAGCAGTTCAATACCTATTTGACAGGGGAAAGGGAACGTTTTTGCTCCATCCCCCATATGATAAAGTACATTCCACGCAATAA
- a CDS encoding class I SAM-dependent methyltransferase produces MIYKGFSGIYDSLMAHAPYDQWVEWIENALSEKRKEDIRILDLACGTGEISVRLAEKGYDVTGVDFSEDMLSQAQQKAADRRLEIQFLQQDMRELGGFGRAFDAVVICCDSLNYLPDEKGVFATFKNVFSLLKDGGLLLFDVHSVYKMDVVFPGSTYADQDEAISVIWQSYAGEEAHSVMHDLTFFVESGGVYERFDESHEQRTFETEVYIRLLEKAGFDIQKITADFSGLEPEADTERHFYIAKKAKTIV; encoded by the coding sequence ATGATTTATAAAGGTTTTTCCGGCATTTATGACAGCCTGATGGCCCATGCTCCTTACGATCAGTGGGTCGAATGGATAGAGAACGCGCTCAGCGAAAAACGGAAAGAAGATATTCGCATTCTTGACCTGGCCTGCGGAACAGGTGAAATATCTGTGCGCCTTGCCGAAAAAGGCTATGATGTCACAGGCGTTGACTTCAGTGAAGATATGCTGTCACAGGCCCAGCAAAAAGCGGCTGACCGCAGGCTGGAGATCCAATTTTTACAGCAGGATATGCGTGAGCTTGGGGGATTCGGCCGAGCATTTGACGCCGTTGTCATTTGCTGTGATTCATTAAATTATCTACCTGATGAAAAAGGTGTTTTCGCTACCTTTAAAAACGTTTTTTCGTTGTTAAAAGACGGCGGCCTTCTGTTGTTTGATGTCCATTCCGTCTACAAGATGGACGTTGTATTTCCGGGCAGCACGTACGCTGACCAGGATGAGGCCATCAGCGTCATCTGGCAAAGCTATGCAGGGGAAGAAGCTCATTCCGTTATGCATGACCTGACGTTTTTCGTAGAAAGCGGCGGCGTTTATGAACGGTTTGATGAATCCCATGAACAACGGACATTTGAGACTGAGGTATACATCCGCTTATTGGAGAAGGCCGGATTTGACATTCAAAAGATCACGGCCGATTTTTCCGGTCTTGAACCAGAGGCGGATACAGAACGGCATTTTTATATCGCTAAAAAAGCTAAAACCATCGTTTAA
- the holA gene encoding DNA polymerase III subunit delta — MVFDVWKSLKKGDIHPVYCLYGKETYLLQETVQRIRQAVVDEETKDFNLSVFDLEEEALDLAVEDAETFPFMGERRLVVAKNPSFLTAEKKKDKLEHNLGSLEDYIAQPAPYSVFVLLAPYEKLDERKKLTKLLKKHAQMVEAKELNGRETADFIAGLAKSEGKLIEREAAEELVILCNASLSAIAQEVKKLSTYIGDRDSITLDDVKKLVARGLEQNIFELINKVVNRKRTEALQIFYDLLKQNEEPIKMMALIANQFRLLMQTKYFSQQGYGQKQIASNLKVHPFRVKLAIDQARLFSEEELKSIIEQLAVMDYEMKTGKKDKQLVLELFLLKLLQSD, encoded by the coding sequence ATGGTATTTGATGTTTGGAAAAGCTTAAAAAAAGGCGATATTCATCCTGTTTACTGTTTGTACGGGAAAGAGACGTATCTTTTGCAGGAGACGGTTCAAAGGATTAGACAAGCTGTCGTTGATGAAGAGACGAAGGATTTCAACCTTTCCGTATTTGACTTGGAAGAAGAGGCATTAGACCTTGCCGTTGAAGATGCTGAAACCTTTCCGTTTATGGGGGAGAGGCGTCTTGTCGTTGCCAAAAACCCTTCTTTTTTAACAGCTGAAAAAAAGAAAGATAAACTGGAACATAACCTGGGGAGTCTGGAGGATTATATTGCACAGCCGGCGCCTTATTCCGTTTTTGTTCTGCTCGCCCCTTATGAGAAGCTTGATGAGCGTAAAAAGCTGACCAAGCTGTTGAAAAAACACGCCCAAATGGTCGAAGCGAAAGAGCTGAACGGCCGGGAAACGGCCGATTTTATCGCAGGGCTTGCAAAATCAGAAGGGAAGCTCATTGAACGAGAGGCGGCGGAGGAGCTTGTCATCCTGTGTAATGCCAGCCTGTCGGCCATTGCCCAAGAGGTGAAAAAGCTGAGTACATATATCGGTGATCGTGACTCGATCACGCTTGACGATGTCAAAAAGCTCGTTGCCAGAGGACTTGAGCAAAATATTTTTGAATTGATCAACAAAGTCGTGAACCGGAAGCGTACAGAAGCGCTGCAAATTTTCTATGACCTGTTAAAGCAAAATGAAGAACCGATCAAAATGATGGCGCTGATCGCAAACCAGTTCAGACTCTTAATGCAGACCAAGTATTTTTCACAGCAGGGGTACGGGCAAAAGCAAATCGCCTCAAACCTCAAAGTCCACCCGTTCAGGGTTAAGCTCGCGATTGACCAGGCGAGGCTGTTTTCAGAAGAAGAGCTGAAAAGCATCATCGAGCAGCTCGCCGTCATGGATTATGAAATGAAAACAGGCAAAAAGGACAAGCAGCTTGTGCTTGAGCTGTTTTTGCTGAAGCTTTTGCAGTCCGATTGA
- the yqeK gene encoding bis(5'-nucleosyl)-tetraphosphatase (symmetrical) YqeK gives MKREEALACVKEQLTEQRYIHTIGVMETAVQLAERFGADVKKAETAAIFHDYAKFRPKEELKHIIQKEGRPLDVLDFHHELWHAPAGAALVKAEVGITDEDILSAIRYHTSGRPNMTLLDKVVYVADYIEPGRRFPGVDEVRSLAEEDLDLALIQALKNTITFLLSKNQAVYPETVATYNAFVKERQ, from the coding sequence ATGAAACGTGAGGAAGCACTAGCTTGTGTGAAAGAGCAGCTGACAGAGCAGCGCTACATCCATACAATCGGGGTAATGGAAACGGCTGTGCAGCTGGCGGAACGGTTTGGCGCCGATGTGAAAAAAGCGGAAACCGCAGCGATTTTTCATGACTATGCCAAATTTCGTCCAAAAGAGGAATTGAAACATATCATTCAAAAAGAAGGCAGGCCCTTGGATGTGCTCGATTTTCATCATGAATTGTGGCATGCACCCGCCGGGGCGGCGCTTGTCAAAGCCGAAGTCGGAATCACCGATGAAGACATATTGTCGGCGATCAGATATCACACATCGGGGAGGCCGAACATGACCCTGCTCGACAAGGTGGTTTATGTAGCCGATTATATTGAACCGGGCCGCCGTTTTCCGGGGGTTGACGAGGTTCGTTCACTGGCTGAAGAAGATTTGGATCTTGCGCTCATTCAGGCGCTGAAAAATACGATTACCTTTTTACTATCAAAGAACCAAGCCGTTTATCCGGAAACGGTCGCGACATATAATGCTTTTGTAAAAGAAAGACAATAG
- the comER gene encoding late competence protein ComER has product MKRRGERLNIGFIGTGNMGTILIEALIESKAVIPSSLTITNRTIDKALNIKKRFPEIQVAERPEDVISESEAVLICVKPLDIFPLLKRLAPAFTKDQILITITSPVQVEQLEAVVSCQAARVIPSITNRALSGVSLLTFGESCTEEAKEKITNMMKKISIPLEIESGITRVASDIVSCGPAFISYLTQLFIQAAVEETAVSKEDAILMTKEMLVGLGKLLETELYTLPALQEKVCVKGGVTGEGIKALENGVGDMFRQLFRNTHLKYEEDIAAVKKQFPV; this is encoded by the coding sequence TTGAAAAGGAGGGGAGAACGATTGAATATCGGCTTTATCGGAACAGGAAACATGGGGACGATACTCATTGAGGCGCTCATTGAATCCAAAGCGGTCATTCCCTCATCTTTAACAATCACAAACCGAACGATCGACAAAGCGTTGAACATAAAAAAACGATTTCCGGAAATCCAGGTTGCAGAGCGGCCGGAAGATGTCATTTCCGAAAGTGAAGCCGTATTGATTTGCGTGAAGCCGCTTGACATTTTTCCTTTGTTAAAACGATTGGCACCCGCGTTCACAAAAGATCAGATTCTCATCACGATAACCAGCCCGGTACAGGTCGAACAGCTGGAAGCGGTCGTTTCCTGCCAGGCGGCAAGGGTGATTCCGAGCATCACAAACAGGGCGCTTTCAGGCGTTTCACTTTTAACGTTCGGCGAAAGCTGCACCGAAGAGGCGAAAGAAAAAATCACAAATATGATGAAAAAGATTTCGATTCCGCTGGAAATCGAAAGCGGCATTACGCGAGTCGCCTCAGATATCGTCAGCTGCGGCCCCGCCTTCATCAGCTATTTAACCCAATTATTCATTCAAGCCGCTGTTGAAGAAACGGCGGTGTCAAAAGAGGACGCCATCTTGATGACGAAGGAGATGCTGGTAGGTCTTGGGAAACTCCTTGAAACAGAGCTTTACACACTGCCCGCTCTTCAGGAAAAGGTTTGTGTAAAAGGGGGTGTCACCGGGGAAGGCATCAAAGCGCTGGAAAACGGTGTCGGGGATATGTTCCGGCAGCTGTTCCGCAACACGCATCTGAAGTATGAAGAAGATATCGCCGCAGTCAAAAAGCAATTTCCCGTTTGA
- a CDS encoding ComE operon protein 2, whose protein sequence is MERISWDQYFMAQSHLLALRSTCTRLAVGATIVRDKRIIAGGYNGSIAGGVHCADEGCYIVDGHCIRTIHAEMNAILQCAKFGVPTEGAEIYVTHFPCIQCCKSIIQAGIKTIYYAKDYKNHPYAVELFEQASVKVEQVELEEMIIDLKNQEKLSFVADLIRKLSEKGLEEEEIKNIHEQANKLFTSYV, encoded by the coding sequence GTGGAACGCATTTCATGGGATCAATACTTTATGGCGCAAAGCCATTTGCTCGCGCTTCGCAGCACATGTACAAGGCTTGCCGTGGGAGCGACGATTGTCAGAGATAAACGCATCATAGCCGGAGGATACAACGGATCAATCGCAGGCGGCGTCCATTGTGCGGATGAAGGCTGCTATATCGTGGACGGGCATTGCATCAGGACGATTCATGCCGAGATGAACGCGATCCTGCAATGCGCAAAATTCGGCGTTCCGACAGAAGGTGCCGAAATATATGTGACTCACTTTCCGTGCATTCAATGCTGCAAATCGATTATACAAGCAGGAATTAAAACGATTTATTATGCGAAGGATTATAAAAACCACCCTTATGCAGTGGAGCTGTTTGAACAGGCTTCCGTTAAAGTGGAGCAGGTTGAATTGGAAGAAATGATTATTGATTTGAAAAACCAGGAGAAATTATCATTTGTAGCCGATTTGATCAGGAAGCTGTCTGAAAAAGGGCTTGAGGAAGAGGAAATCAAAAACATACATGAGCAGGCCAACAAACTGTTCACAAGCTATGTTTAA
- a CDS encoding YqzM family protein, producing MNEFEKDVQSKRNDLVDSGVGFIVTFGFFATMFIIATVIHLAA from the coding sequence GTGAATGAGTTTGAAAAAGACGTACAAAGCAAACGCAACGATCTTGTAGATTCAGGTGTCGGCTTTATCGTGACTTTTGGATTTTTCGCTACAATGTTTATCATTGCCACAGTTATCCATCTCGCCGCTTAG
- a CDS encoding helix-hairpin-helix domain-containing protein: MLNWLKQYKWFAAGGLALVVIIAAAVVTKGGDDLSSAHSSVPDEALQSPEKTASLPEDKKNEEKEEIVIDLKGAVKQPGVYEMKAGDRVHHLLKKAGGTVKKADQKQVNLAAILRDGMVVYIPFQGEEASAHSESGSYLAEGEEENTININTASAKELEDIPGVGPSKAEAIVTYREENGPFQTIEDITNVSGIGEKSFEKIKSSISVK, translated from the coding sequence ATGCTAAATTGGCTCAAACAATACAAATGGTTTGCGGCAGGGGGATTGGCGCTAGTGGTCATCATTGCCGCCGCAGTCGTCACAAAGGGCGGTGACGATCTATCCTCAGCTCATTCGAGTGTGCCGGATGAAGCTTTGCAATCACCTGAGAAGACGGCAAGTTTGCCAGAGGATAAGAAAAACGAAGAAAAAGAAGAAATCGTCATCGATCTGAAGGGGGCGGTCAAGCAGCCCGGTGTTTACGAAATGAAGGCAGGTGACAGAGTTCATCATTTACTAAAAAAAGCGGGCGGCACCGTGAAAAAAGCCGATCAAAAACAAGTCAACCTAGCCGCCATTTTACGGGACGGCATGGTCGTTTATATTCCGTTTCAAGGAGAAGAAGCCTCCGCTCATTCTGAATCAGGGTCGTATTTGGCAGAAGGAGAAGAGGAAAACACGATCAATATCAACACAGCTTCTGCAAAAGAGCTTGAGGACATTCCCGGTGTTGGCCCTTCAAAAGCGGAAGCGATCGTCACATATCGGGAGGAAAACGGCCCATTTCAGACGATAGAAGACATCACCAATGTGTCAGGTATTGGAGAAAAATCATTTGAAAAAATAAAATCGTCAATATCGGTAAAGTAA
- the rsfS gene encoding ribosome silencing factor translates to MDQASILKIAAEACDDKRAEDIIAMNMQGISLVADYFLICHGNSDKQVQAIAREIKDQAEENGIDVKKMEGFDEARWILIDLGDVVVHVFHKEERGYYNLEKLWGDAPLEDLSFGVN, encoded by the coding sequence ATGGATCAAGCTTCAATATTAAAAATAGCTGCCGAAGCCTGTGATGATAAACGTGCAGAAGATATCATCGCCATGAATATGCAAGGGATTTCCCTTGTCGCTGATTATTTTCTGATTTGCCACGGAAATTCTGATAAGCAGGTTCAAGCCATTGCCCGGGAAATAAAGGATCAGGCTGAAGAAAATGGAATTGACGTAAAGAAAATGGAAGGGTTTGACGAAGCCAGATGGATCTTAATTGATTTAGGCGATGTCGTCGTTCACGTTTTCCACAAGGAAGAAAGAGGTTATTACAACCTTGAGAAACTGTGGGGAGATGCTCCTCTTGAAGACCTTTCATTCGGAGTCAATTAA
- the yhbY gene encoding ribosome assembly RNA-binding protein YhbY, which yields MLTGKQKRYLRKEAHHLSPIFQVGKGGVNDNMVKQISEALEARELIKVSVLQNCEQPKDEVADALASGAGAELVQTIGNIIVLYKESRENKQIELP from the coding sequence ATGTTAACTGGAAAACAAAAGCGCTATTTACGAAAAGAAGCGCATCATCTGTCACCGATTTTTCAAGTCGGAAAAGGCGGAGTCAACGATAATATGGTAAAACAAATCAGCGAAGCGCTTGAAGCCAGAGAATTGATTAAGGTAAGCGTGCTGCAAAACTGCGAACAGCCGAAAGACGAGGTCGCGGATGCTTTGGCAAGCGGAGCAGGCGCCGAACTGGTGCAAACGATCGGTAATATCATTGTGCTGTACAAGGAGTCAAGAGAAAATAAACAAATTGAACTTCCTTAG
- the aroE gene encoding shikimate dehydrogenase — MKPIYGLIGNPVAHSMSPDIHNAALQDLSLDGHYHAFRVEKDDLEDAVKGMRALGVQGFNVTVPHKVSIMKYLDRIDESAKALGAVNTVRREKDGLVGYNTDGEGFLKSLKQSLDRPIRELSVLIVGAGGAARAIFTTLASQRPQRLDVANRTPEKAEAFTGLFEGEVQALTLQEAEANLSAYDVVIQTTSVGMHPDVDDAPISLANAKEASLVCDIIYNPLKTALLKEAEAKGLKILDGVGMFIGQAALSFELWTGREPNIEKMKSIVLRKLGGTTC, encoded by the coding sequence ATGAAACCGATTTACGGACTGATTGGAAATCCTGTCGCACATTCCATGTCTCCGGACATCCATAATGCCGCTTTGCAAGACCTTTCCTTGGACGGGCATTACCATGCTTTCCGTGTTGAAAAAGACGATCTGGAAGATGCGGTCAAAGGTATGCGGGCCCTCGGTGTGCAAGGATTTAATGTGACGGTGCCGCATAAGGTCTCCATTATGAAATACCTTGACCGCATTGATGAAAGCGCCAAAGCGCTCGGAGCGGTAAACACTGTCAGAAGAGAAAAAGACGGGCTTGTCGGATATAATACAGATGGGGAAGGATTTTTAAAATCGCTGAAACAGTCTCTTGATCGGCCGATTCGCGAGCTTTCTGTTTTGATTGTCGGCGCGGGAGGCGCGGCCCGGGCGATCTTTACGACGCTTGCGTCACAGCGGCCGCAGCGGCTTGATGTGGCAAACCGCACACCTGAAAAAGCAGAAGCGTTTACCGGGCTTTTTGAGGGAGAGGTGCAGGCGCTGACTTTGCAGGAGGCGGAAGCCAACCTGTCAGCGTACGATGTCGTGATTCAAACGACATCTGTCGGCATGCACCCGGACGTCGATGACGCCCCGATTTCTTTAGCGAATGCAAAAGAGGCGAGCCTTGTTTGCGACATCATCTACAATCCGCTCAAAACCGCTTTATTGAAAGAAGCTGAAGCAAAGGGATTGAAAATACTGGACGGTGTCGGCATGTTCATCGGCCAGGCCGCTTTATCATTTGAACTGTGGACCGGACGTGAGCCGAATATTGAAAAAATGAAATCCATTGTTTTGCGAAAATTAGGAGGAACAACATGTTAA